GGCAAAAAGGAGAACACAGATGGTAACAATGTACTTACCGCCGGGAATGAGTGGAGAAAGACCAACTTCAAAAGCCTGGGAGGTAAGTGTTGCCCCATTATAAATTGCATTACCGTAAACGGTACCAGAGCTTTCACCGGTATCAGAGCGGAAAGCGGTGTATGTACTCATATCAATTGTACCGCTAAAGAATTCGGTTTGAGCCGGATTTACATAAAGGGTGTCAATAGAAAAATCATTTCTGAGAAGAGTTCCATTAGTTACAATGCCTTCTTCTACTTCAAGGATAAATGGATTTTCAGTAACCTCCGCAACTTCATATCCCATGTCGGGCGAGTTGAGGTTTACATCGGTTGGATGCTTTGTATCCCATACACCTGTTGAAATAATAACCAGACCGGTCATTGTACAAACTAAAATCGTATCGATAAATGGTTCAAGCAGGGCAACGGCGCCTTCCCGAACAGGTTCTTCAGTTTTTGCGGCACCGTGAGCAATAGGGGCTGAACCCTGACCGGCTTCATTCGAGAATAATCCCCGCTTCACACCCCATACCATGGTAGTGATGAAGAGACCGGAACCGACACCAAATGCACCGGCTACAGGATCAAATGCGTATGTGAAAATGGTTATGAATGAAGGTATCACCTGATCATAATTCAGCAGCAAGATGAGTAGTGCACCCAATACATACAGAAGAGCCATCAAAGGGGTGAGCCGTGCGGTTACATATCCAATTCGCTTAATACCGCCTATAATTACAAATCCAACAAGTGATGCAGTGATCAAACCGGTTACATACGTTGGTACAGTGAAGAAAAAGGAGTTCTCCATTACATCGGCAACGGTGTTGGCCTGAATAGCATTACCTGTGAAGAATGAACAGATCACGGCTAATGCAGCAAAGGTGACGGCCAGCCACTTCCAGTTCGGACCCAGTCCGCGTTCGATATAGTACATGGGTCCACCGGAAACAGAGCCATCGGCATTTTTAATTCGATATTTAATGGCAAGTAAACACTCGGAATATTTAATAGCCATTCCAAAAAACGCGGTTACCCACATCCAAAAAAGGGCACCGGGACCTCCGTAGTGAATGGCAATCGCTACACCTGCAATATTACCGATACCCACGGTAGCTGAGAGAGCAGTGGAGAGGGCCTGAAAATGGTTTACATCACCGGTGTCATCGGGGTTGTCGTAATGACCCATCACAACTTTTACACCGTGACCAAATTTTCGAAGTTGGATGAATCCCATTCTGAGGGTGATGAATATACCAAAGCCCAGAAGTGCTATTACCATGAGCGGCAACATTTCCGGGGTATTCCAAACCAGGTTGTTTAAAAAATCAACTACTCTGTCAAGCGTTTCCATTATGTTTATTTAGATTCTGATTAATTCAAGACCGAATGTATAAAAGATTTATCTTAAATTTTGTGAAAATTAGATACAAAGTGAACGATAGCTCTTCAAAATCACTTTCAAAACTAAAGAGTTCAAGAATACTCTCTAAATAGATTTCGTAATTAATCAAAAAAATTGACGTAAATCCCAAAATTATGACGAAAGCAGACATTGTTGATGTGATATCATCATCGACAGGAATTACCAAAGTGGAAACTGAAGCTGTGGTAAATGGATTTTTGGACACGGTAATAGATGCGATGAAACGCGGTGAACATATTGAATTGCGCGGATTTGGTAGTTTTAAAGTCGTAAAGCGTGCGCAACGTGTTGCCAGAAACCCCAAAACAAATGAAGAAGTTATCGTACCGGAACAATATGTACCGGTTCTTAAAATGTCTAAAGATTTTAAGGAGCAAGTAAATAACTCTCACGACTAATTTTTTAATAT
This is a stretch of genomic DNA from Rhodohalobacter barkolensis. It encodes these proteins:
- a CDS encoding HU family DNA-binding protein, translating into MTKADIVDVISSSTGITKVETEAVVNGFLDTVIDAMKRGEHIELRGFGSFKVVKRAQRVARNPKTNEEVIVPEQYVPVLKMSKDFKEQVNNSHD
- a CDS encoding alanine/glycine:cation symporter family protein, translated to METLDRVVDFLNNLVWNTPEMLPLMVIALLGFGIFITLRMGFIQLRKFGHGVKVVMGHYDNPDDTGDVNHFQALSTALSATVGIGNIAGVAIAIHYGGPGALFWMWVTAFFGMAIKYSECLLAIKYRIKNADGSVSGGPMYYIERGLGPNWKWLAVTFAALAVICSFFTGNAIQANTVADVMENSFFFTVPTYVTGLITASLVGFVIIGGIKRIGYVTARLTPLMALLYVLGALLILLLNYDQVIPSFITIFTYAFDPVAGAFGVGSGLFITTMVWGVKRGLFSNEAGQGSAPIAHGAAKTEEPVREGAVALLEPFIDTILVCTMTGLVIISTGVWDTKHPTDVNLNSPDMGYEVAEVTENPFILEVEEGIVTNGTLLRNDFSIDTLYVNPAQTEFFSGTIDMSTYTAFRSDTGESSGTVYGNAIYNGATLTSQAFEVGLSPLIPGGKYIVTICVLLFAISTSIAWSYYGDRSIQYLAGDKSIIYYKGVYILLHFIGAITALGTIWAIGDIALGLMTFPNLIALFALSGVVYATSKEYFNRMEETEDDE